A window from Novipirellula caenicola encodes these proteins:
- a CDS encoding SUKH-4 family immunity protein — protein MLDKTNITELVRSQLPDSYDPLNLTFGYEQASPVDSAVAIGSDYGTTICVDLQSEHVIAIDRAGVYRTRFMNSSIPQLAQCIAAHRDYCDWMIRTRAESEELSVVSDFRDRLLDTDRAALDNTENWWSVIVEQAETGQL, from the coding sequence ATGCTCGACAAGACCAACATTACGGAACTCGTTCGGTCGCAACTTCCGGATTCATACGACCCGTTGAATTTAACGTTTGGCTACGAACAAGCGTCCCCTGTAGATTCCGCTGTCGCAATCGGCAGCGACTACGGAACGACAATTTGTGTTGACCTGCAATCCGAGCATGTAATCGCAATTGATCGCGCCGGCGTGTATAGAACACGATTCATGAATTCGTCAATTCCACAGTTGGCACAGTGTATCGCGGCACATCGCGACTATTGCGATTGGATGATCCGTACTCGTGCCGAATCGGAGGAGTTATCTGTCGTTTCCGACTTTCGAGATCGATTACTCGACACGGACCGAGCGGCGCTCGACAATACCGAGAATTGGTGGTCAGTGATCGTGGAACAAGCTGAAACCGGCCAACTGTAG